GGCGAACCGTTCGACGAACGTCTGGCTCGGCGCGCGCTGGGCCTGCGCGCGCTCGACGAGATCGATGATGCGCGCGAGCGTCGAGTCGGCGCGGCGCCGCGTGACCCGCACGTCCAGCGATCCGCGGCCGTTGATCGTTCCCGCGTACACCTCGTCGTCCGGCCGTTTCTCGACCGGCAGCGACTCGCCGGTGACCGGCGCCTGGTTGACGTGGCTGTCGCCGGCGAGCACGCGGCCGTCGAGCGGGATCTTCTCGCCAGGGCGGACGACCACGGTGTCGCCGATGGCGATGCCGTCCACGGGCATCTTCCGCAGCTCGCCGCTGACGGCATCGCGGACCAGCGCGTCCGCGGGGGCGAGATCCATCAGCGCGCTGATCGCTCCGCGCGCGCGATCCATCGCCCGCGCTTCGAGCAGCTGCGCCAGCGCGAAGAGGAACACCACGGTTGCCCCTTCGCCCCACTCGCCGAGCACCATCGCGCCCACCACCGCGACGAGCATCAGCACGTTGATGTCGAGCGCCAGCGAACGCGCCGCGTGCAGCGCGCGGCGCACGCTGTAGAATCCGCCGCTCGCGATCGCCAGCCCATACGCCGCAATCGCCAGCCGCCGATCGATGCCGGCAAGCTCCACCGCCATCCCGGCGGCGACGAGCGCGCCCGACAGCATGACGAACAGGCGGCGCGTCGCCGCCGACGGCGCCCGCCCCACCGGCTGCTCGTGCTCGAGCCAGGCGCGCATCCCGGTCTGCGCGACCGCTTCGGCGATCGTCGACGTGTTCAGTCTGGCGGCGTCGTAGGTGATCGTCAGGCGCTGCTGCAGCACGTCCGCGGAAATGGCTTCGAGTCCGGCCAGCTTCCCGAGGCGCTTCTCGAGGATCGCCACTTCTTCATGGCAGTCCATCCCCTCGATCTTGAAGACCGACTCGGCGTGAACCTGGCACACCTGGCAGACGGCGGCCATCAGCGGGCGTCCTCGGTGACGTGCCGCAGGCCCTGCTGAAAGAGGCTCAGGACGTGCTGGTCGTCGAGCGCGTAGTAGACGCAGCGCCCTTCGCGGCGCCCGCGCACGATCCGCAGCGTGCGCATCAGGCGCAACTGATGCGACACCGCCGATTCGCTGATCTCGACGCGATCGGCGATCTCGTGCACGCACAGCTCGCCGTCGGCGAGCGCGTCGACGATGCGGACGCGGGTGGGATCGCCGAGTATGCGGAACGTCGCGGCGAGCGCCTGGACGACCTTGGGATCGGTGAGCGGGGCGATGGTAGACATCTGAATATCTGAGCAAACCCTCAGACGTCTATGTTGACACAGTTTCGACCCTACCGGTAGACTCCCAGATTGGCCCATAAAAAGCTTTGTTGTCTATAGATTACGGAGACGCGACGTGATTGAGGTCCAACACCTCACCAAGCGCTACGGCCGAGTCACGGCCGTGGACGACGTGAGCTTCCGGGTGGAACCGGGCGAGATCCTGGGCTTCCTTGGCCCAAACGGCGCCGGCAAGACCACCACCATGCGGATTCTGACCGGCTACATGCCCGCGTCCGAGGGACGCGCCACCGTCGCCGGTTACGACGTCTTCACCCACCCGATCGAGGCCAAGCGCCGGACCGGCTATCTCCCGGAGACGCCGCCCCTC
This sequence is a window from Vicinamibacterales bacterium. Protein-coding genes within it:
- a CDS encoding metalloregulator ArsR/SmtB family transcription factor, which gives rise to MSTIAPLTDPKVVQALAATFRILGDPTRVRIVDALADGELCVHEIADRVEISESAVSHQLRLMRTLRIVRGRREGRCVYYALDDQHVLSLFQQGLRHVTEDAR